One Alphaproteobacteria bacterium genomic window, ACATGCTTTGTGTGATAGTTAAGGTCAAACAGGGCCTCAAGCTTATCACGTGGCAGTGCAGCGGTTACTTCGCCATCGGCATTTAGCTCGGTTAAGAAATCCTTTCCCTGTTCCCATACTTTCATGGCGTTGCGTTGCACCAGACGATAGGCATCTTCGCGGCTTACGCCGGCTTGAGTAAGCGCCAGCAATACGCGCTGTGAAAACACTAATCCGCCCAGTTTGTTCATGTTTTCTTCCATGCGTTCTGGATACACTATGAGTTTATCCAGCATAACAGTGAGGCGTGCGAGAGCAAAATCGAGAGTAACGGTGGCATCGGGGCCAATCATCCGTTCTACTGATGAATGCGATATATCGCGCTCGTGCCACAATGCCACATTTTCCAAGGCGGGGGTAACATAACCACGCACCAACCGCGCTAAGCCGGTGAGGTTTTCGCTTAGCACCGGATTGCGCTTGTGCGGCATGGCGCTACTACCTTTTTGCCCAGCTGAGAAATATTCTTCAGCTTCTAGTACCTCTGTGCGTTGCAGGTGGCGTATCTCGACTGCAATATTTTCTACCGAAGAGGCAATTACCCCCAAAGTTGCAAAAAACTGGGCATGACGATCACGGGGAATCACCTGAGTAGAAACTGGCTCTATGGCAAGATCGAGTTGCTTGGCGACATATTCTTCTACAAACGGATCGATATTAGCAAATGTGCCTACGGCGCCCGAAATGGCACAGGTGGCTATTTCATCACGAGCCGCTTTCAGGCGAATGCGGTTACGGTGCATTTCTGCATAGAAACGTGCAAATTTCAGCCCCATTGTCACCGGCTCTGCATGGATACCATGGCTGCGGCCAACGCATACCATGTCTTTGGTTTCTAGTGCGCGGCGTTTTAAGACATCGAGTAAAATATCGAGATCTTCCAGCAACAGATCTGCTGCTTGTTTGAGTTGTACCGAAAGGGTGGTGTCCAGCACATCGGAGCTGGTCATGCCCTGATGCACAAACCGCGCTTCGTCGCCCACATATTCTGCCAAGTTGGTGAGAAATGCGATGACATCGTGTTTGGTAACCGCTTCAATCTCATCAATACGCGCAATATCAAATTTTCCACGCTCCCATACTGCTTGTGCGGCAGCCTCAGGAATAACGCCCAATTTGGCTTGGGCATCGCAAGCATGGGCTTCAATTTCAAACCAAATGCGAAACTTGTTTTCGGCTTCCCAGATAGTGGTCATTTGCGGGCGAGAATAGCGGGGTATCATACAGACTTCCTTATGCGTTAGGTTGCATCGGCGAGGACAGGGATAAGCGTATGCCCCTTTATTTAACGGATGCAGAGCGCCGACTCAAGCGCTATGTGCCATTAGCTTTCAAACAAGGATTGTTCGGCAAGGCGTCTGCGGGTTAATCCGCGTAATGTGGTGGTGCCTACTTTGTTCCAGCGCGGGAACTCACTGGCTGCGCGATCGCCTTTGCCCATATTGAGCAATGTCAGCATGGTGCTGTTGCGGAAGTTACCCGGGCCAATGTTATATCCCCGCGAACCCAATGCCGAAAACTGGTTGTGGTTGAGTTTTACATGTACATAACGTTTTACATATGCCTCGGCTACACGCACATCTTCGCGCAATAAGGCATGGGCTTCTTCTTCGGTAATAGCGGTAAAATATTCGCCGGGTTTAATGAGATGGCCATAGCCTATGGTGAGTTTGCCACCAGCGTCTTCATAAGGCTCTAACCGCAAGCCTTCGAAAGATTTAATTAACTCCAACCCTGCGCTATTGATTTCGCGTTTTGCAATGGGACTGTTGAGCGGAAAGGCTACGGTTTCGGACGTAGCTGAGGGCAGGGCATATTTAAGCATTTCGCGATAAGATGCGCTGGAGTAATATTTTGCATAAAACTCAGCATAATAATCGGCATAATAATCTGCCAGATAGGGCGATTGGGTTTTGATGTATTCTTCATGAAAATGCGCGTAATAATTGGAGTATACATCGCGATAATGCATCCAGTTACGAATATTGCCATAAGAAAACATGCCAATAATAAGCAATATTACAACGGCGAACTTTCCCCATTTTAGTAAGGGGGGCAAGCGCCACCATGTGCGTAATGTCCAACGGGCTAATATCCATAGCCGGTGCAAGGTATAGCGCAGGCTTTTCCACGTTAGTCGCAAAAATGGAATAGCCATGCGGCGGCATTGCACGATTTTGGGGTGCGATAAAAAGCGTTTTATGGCCATAGGATCAGTATATCATAATTGGTGCATTAATAGGCTACCGCTACCGGATCGAGGCTACGCCATAAATACCAAGTAGCAACGCTACGCCAAGGGCGCCATAGCTCTCCATGGTTACGCAGAATTTTTAGGGGTTGTTTTTCGCCAGCAAAATAGTGTTTCCAAACTGCTTTTTGTAGGCCAATGTCATCCACAGGGAACACATCGGGGCGTAACAAATGAAATATCAGAAACATTTCTGCCGTCCAGCGGCCTATGCCGCGTATAGAGGTGAGGCTGGAAATTAATTCATCATCGCTCATGTGCGACCAATTTTTTATGGTGTATTGTTGATCGTTGAAATAGCGCGACAGATCGTGCAAATACAGGGCTTTTTGGCGCGATAAACCAAAACCACGCAACTCTTCTTCGGTTTTACTTAAAATTTGTTCTGGTGTGATGTGCGAATCTAATCCCGCTTCAAGCCGAAACCATACGGCATCGGCGGCCTTTACAGAGATTTGCTGCCCTACAATAGCGCGGGCGAGAGTGAGGAAGGCATTGCCTTTTCCAACCAGCGTTTCTCCCTCATAGCTTGCGATAATGCTCGCCATTATAGGATCAGCAGCTGATAATTCGACAATGCTTTGTTGCCAGAATGCTGGAATATTGAGTTGGGA contains:
- the purB gene encoding adenylosuccinate lyase; amino-acid sequence: MIPRYSRPQMTTIWEAENKFRIWFEIEAHACDAQAKLGVIPEAAAQAVWERGKFDIARIDEIEAVTKHDVIAFLTNLAEYVGDEARFVHQGMTSSDVLDTTLSVQLKQAADLLLEDLDILLDVLKRRALETKDMVCVGRSHGIHAEPVTMGLKFARFYAEMHRNRIRLKAARDEIATCAISGAVGTFANIDPFVEEYVAKQLDLAIEPVSTQVIPRDRHAQFFATLGVIASSVENIAVEIRHLQRTEVLEAEEYFSAGQKGSSAMPHKRNPVLSENLTGLARLVRGYVTPALENVALWHERDISHSSVERMIGPDATVTLDFALARLTVMLDKLIVYPERMEENMNKLGGLVFSQRVLLALTQAGVSREDAYRLVQRNAMKVWEQGKDFLTELNADGEVTAALPRDKLEALFDLNYHTKHVDTIFKRVFES
- a CDS encoding DNA-3-methyladenine glycosylase; protein product: MSQLNIPAFWQQSIVELSAADPIMASIIASYEGETLVGKGNAFLTLARAIVGQQISVKAADAVWFRLEAGLDSHITPEQILSKTEEELRGFGLSRQKALYLHDLSRYFNDQQYTIKNWSHMSDDELISSLTSIRGIGRWTAEMFLIFHLLRPDVFPVDDIGLQKAVWKHYFAGEKQPLKILRNHGELWRPWRSVATWYLWRSLDPVAVAY
- a CDS encoding lysozyme, whose amino-acid sequence is MAKREINSAGLELIKSFEGLRLEPYEDAGGKLTIGYGHLIKPGEYFTAITEEEAHALLREDVRVAEAYVKRYVHVKLNHNQFSALGSRGYNIGPGNFRNSTMLTLLNMGKGDRAASEFPRWNKVGTTTLRGLTRRRLAEQSLFES